In Drosophila willistoni isolate 14030-0811.24 chromosome XR unlocalized genomic scaffold, UCI_dwil_1.1 Seg106, whole genome shotgun sequence, the genomic window TGTCCTTTCTAGGTCCATCCATTGTATTCTATTTCACAAATGATTCAAGTAGATCTAGGGTATCAATACTATTTCACTAATTTCACATTTAATATGGATGGAGCGTTTTACGTATTGAGTCGGCCGACGTGGACTACGCATGAGTAATGTCAATTTGGACTAGACTTGGAATAGTTTATAGACACACGCGTATTGTATATGGTCAACGACTGATGTTTAACTTTTGTTCATATTGCGAAAGGTAcaacgtatgtatgtgtgtgtgggcgtgTGTATACATTTCTTTAAACAGGGGTTCGCTTAAATATAAATGCAGTAGAACCATCTTCCTCATTAGCTAGTACTCTTATCAGGCAATCTTCTAATCTAGGCGTGAAGATTTCCTCCAGTGCGCGCGGGCCGCACCGCTTATGCCCATGCACGACCAATCCATATTATATATCACAATGATAAAAAGTTTTACAAGATTTTTGTTGATTAAATTTATGACAATGCCAACAATGAGACGACACGGATTTAACTACACTTGTCTGGTCTTTAGTTTGAGTCCGTGCCATAAAGAAATTATTCTGCGTATCGCAACTGAACATAAAGATTAACTGTAGAGGCATAATAAACCTGCTGCaagtattttgtttgtttagcACCCACAAAAGTGTTGAACTTTCACAACGGATAGGTAAATATATTCGGGTATTGACCAATTTGACAAAATGTtactaattttatttttaaccgCAAAGACCAACAAAGCGTGAGTGTTTACAATTTACTGATGTGAAGACAGCTTCTTcagattttataattttatttttgttttcgttatTTACCTCAAAGTTGATGTTCCCACCGTCgccatatttttgaaatatctGCCCCAAATATCGATTATATTCTGTAGAGCCTTGGACAGGCGAGGCACTAAAAAGTGTGCCTACAAAGAACACGACTATGATCGATTTTGTATCCATTGAAATATCGTAACACTTAACCCCCTTTAATGttagaaaaaaaactactTTTTGAAACTACAATAATTTTAACGTCATGGCGATCCGTCTACAAAGCGACTACAAAGCGCACTTTACTCTGTTACTGATCTCAGGCTTTTAAATAATGGCATTGCAGGCAAACACTGCGTATCTTTCACTATGTCACCCTTGAACGAGTAAGTACTCGTTACTTTTTAAAGCTTTTAGTACCCGCAAGCAATATCAGTTAAGCTCTAAAAAGTAACCGCTTCTTAACTGTTACTAGCTAATGCAAAGCTTCATTCAAAGATTTCGGTGGGCGTCAAGAATTTAATTTGCTTGAAGCGATTGGATCCAATATACTTTTATACTGCTGCGGAGTCCTTTCACAAGACTAACGGCAATATTGTCtatttgaacaatttaaatacTGTTGGTTGTTCAGTAATCAATTggattttatatattttaatgtaTGAACTTCACTTGCTTATGTCAAATAACTTTGCAGTTTTTGCCATAAAAtctagttttattttaagatCACTGACTTAGTTGTTGTAATGCATAGTGTCACAATATTCAATAAAGACGGAAGGAATGTAGCTTTGAGCTGACCGTTTGACCGCTAATATGTACATTATGGGTGTTCTTAGTTgtatgggggaaaaaaatattaatatttttttaagtcTCTGgcatttttcgttttctttttgtctaaaaaaatctcaaaaaaatttGGGGCCGATCGGATAATGTTTTTTGGGCGCGGTTTCAGTGTGAAATGAAATGTTAGTATATTGTTAACTTAAACTTTTATTATGTATGCTTGCagatcaagtttattttaaatttatgccGGCTCATTTGTTAAAACGTTTTGACACATTTCCTTTCGCCCCTTGTTCTTGTTCATTAATAGCAATTAATCCACCAAATTGGAAGCTCTTGGAAGTTTTTGTGGTATTTCTTTCTTCCGTTAAAgcgaaaaaatatttaatgtaaTAGGTaagtctattaaattgttttcactgcactctagcgccgcctcTAGCCTAAGGCCAACTCTGCTCTTATAAGCCGCATAGTAAAACACGTTGGTACGTATAATTTGGATGTTTCTAatccgattttaataaaaaaaaaagggggcaTGGCAATAGTTTTAATCAATCAAAGTCTGCGCGAGTAAGCCAGTCTACATACcatggacatggctagatcgactagatcaagaatatatatactttacgatgacggaaaagcttccttcatTTATCCGAATTTAacataccatttcaccctatggatGCATGGTATAATAAACAGTcaaatttttgaatcattgaTGATCATTTGATTTGTTAATTATCTAGATTGGGAATATTAAGAACAAGAATCCACCCTGGAGCTGATCAATAATACATTCTAGTTACTAGAAGTGGGCATGGGCTGGGCTTTTATCGGGTACCCGTGGTATGGGTTGAAAAATCTATTTTCTGGTTGGGTGCAGGCGGGTATGGGTTAGGTTCCTCAACCCGACAATTCATTTGGAAATATGAAAACGCAAttgtataatatttaaatattttcttttcttaactTCGTGTACACTATCGATTACGTTTGTTATCGATTCTTTCAATTACCATTATCATCACCATCTATTACAATCGTGATCACTaagaaaggagaaaaaaaaataagaaatggaaatgtcgGACGCGAATAATAATGAAATTGACGAATGTGcatcaaaaattgcaaaaggcTTTCTTGTGCCTGCCATAACTTAAGCTTAGCAATGGATAATGTTATGGAAAAGAATCCCGTTGATGATATAAAAGTTTTAATAGACAATTCAAAAAATCTTGTAAAATtgtaaatcttgtaaaaaagCAAATCTCTAAAGCAAGAAGTAAAAACGCGAAGGAACTCCATATTTATGCTTGAAAGTATTTGCAAAGTCCAGCAAGAAATCAAAAGTTTACTTTTATCAAAAAATTAGATAAAACGTAtaccaaatatttattttactttaatagaatctaattacatttttaaaacCGTTGAAAGATTGTTCCGACAAATTATCGTCTGAAAAAGAGCCAAATATTCATTTATATGCATTATGGTATGAAAAGCTTAAAAACAATGTAAAGTAGAAATATTTGATGCCAATGTTATAGaacaactaaaacaaaaacagttcAGTTCAGTGCATTTGGTTGCGTTATTTTTAAACCCTCCATTCCAAGAACTTAGTTTTTTGcctgacaaaaaaaaaatgttttggaAACCGTCGAAAGCATGATGCTTAAAATTCGactcgaaaattaaaaactctTCGTCAAATTCGAACTATGAATTACAAGAGCATTTCGATACACATCAACCATAAAAAGTGAAACTTGAAAACAATGCGATCGATTTAGagatagaaaaatattatgcCACAactactttttataccatagggtgaaatggtatattaaagtcgccaaaatgtatgtaacaggcagaaggtagcatctccgaccccacaaagtatatatattctttatcaggatcaacaaccgagtcgatctagccatgtccgtccgtccgtctgtatgaacacgcagatctcggagactataagagccaccaaatttggtatgtagactcgtgtggtatgtaaatatatagagttaattggaattttgacCACGCCCCCTTAAGCCCCAGAattcacataaaactgtttttcttaaaaagtatagcagatagagacatcaaatttggtttatatactcgtttagttagcgcgcagaaaataattgttccaactttatgacagctaccgacaCTAAATttgtatgtaagctagcttaatagacgcgtagatattgactatttacaaattttgccacgcccatttccgcccccgaatattaaacaaaactgattttctcgaaagcTAActaagctaaagtcaccaaatttagtatgtatactggcttagtatgcgcgcagaatatatataatttaatatgttgccacgcccacttacgACTCCATAATTTGGAAAAACCGATTGACtcttgaccatcgcgatcaaattggGCAGACTAacaaatcttatctatttctatcaaactaccaaatttgattgaaatcagactagaaacatgcaaaatatgcgtatcaacgtattttgctacgcgatccataagggcagaattggccgttgactagtggcggcgctagagtgctcgtgtatttgtagagtgagcgagatagcatatggtatgaggcatgttaaaacaatttaatagacatacatacatacatttggtttttgaaattttaaatatttgtttaacctggtgtatggtatacccaagtcggcgagacgacttacttacttcatttaaatatGGGAATTTTAGACTTTTGGAAGCTGGCAACTAACTTGAAATTGTTACAAGTGGTGGCcaaacatattttatttaccCCTGTGAGCTCTGCGACAAGCGCGAGAGTTTTTTTTCGTCATCGggcaaaatattaaacaaaaggCGCACAAGATTGTTAAGTGCAAATCTTAATAAGTTgcattttttgtataaaaatatgtaagTTTAGTGCtgctttgaaattttttttcattcattctATTACTtggtaaatatatttaatgtaCCTATGTAAGTGCTGATTTGGATAAAgcataaaaaaattgtattttcatttctacTATTAcctaataaatatatttaatgtaaGTACTGTTTCgcagaagtaaaaaaaaagttttattttttattaaacattttttcgGTCGGGCGGGTTGGATTTCGgtttgcaaaatttttttaGAAACGAATTACTGTCAGTCACGGTTTCGGACTCATTCCCCGAATTTAGGAACTTAAATGACTGTAACTTTTGATGGTAAAAGGTTTTGTACCAGGTTAAATGGCACTTAAACATTTTGAAAAGGCTTTTTAAAACCGCCAAcatattaaattataattaaccTCGTAGAGTTAGTTTTTTCATTCGCTTTATTAtacaaacattttatttttatgatatGAATCTTAAagtatattttataattatgtTGTATAtgggaatttttttttaatatgtatgtaaatatgtatataaacatgTCTTTTAGATTTGCTTCTTTTAAAGGAACTCTTCTTCTGTAGGGAATATACATAAATCATTTGGAATATAATTTTGAGTTATTTACAATAACATTTTGTGCGATGactttttaaacaattaattgtGGCTTATTGTTAAtgttaattacaaaaaaatgtgtatcctttaaaaaatttgtagaaagGCACTTATCAATAAATCATTTTTGTGAGAGGCCTAATCAAATTTTTCCTGATTTGGCATACAGATGAAAAATTTCGAGCACCAAATATTGATGGCCTGCGATGTATCTGCTAACCAATTGACGGGATGATGTATGGTGAGATAATAAACTGGAATTCCCGAAAGTATTATAATTGTGCCAATACCCACTTCAAAGGGCGATTGCGAACAGGACGAGATCACCAGAAAGAGGCAAACAATGAGATATATGACAGGAAGTATCAAACTAACCCGAATTGGGCGCTCTGTCTTCGGTTGTTTATAACGTAACCACAAAAGTCCTGACACCGAGATGAGTGTAAATAAGGCCTCCACATAACTGACATAGTTGATCAACACATAGGTATCCTCGATAAAGAGTAAAAGCAATGTCAGAGCACCCTTGAAAGTAAGTAGAGTGACATTGTTAAATCGAACTAATGTAGAGATCTGTGTAGAAACTTACCAAAAATATCAGCGATGGTATTGGTGTCAAGCAGTTTACGTTAATCAGTGATATAGCAGCTGGCAAATGTCCATTTCTAGCTCCAACAAAGAATAACCTCGACGATGCGAATATCGCTCCATTCAGCGAGCCAAAGGTCGAACAGGCAACTGCGAATGGCATTATCCAGGACATATAGCCCAGCATTTTGTCACCAAATGTCACAGCCACCGCGTCGGATGAGAGAATTTCCTCCGTGGATAGTAcagaaaagtatgctatattAGTGATCATGTAAATGACTGTCACCACCGGCATGGATATGCATATAGCCTTTGGTAAATTTTTATAAGGATCCTTTAACTCTTCGGTCACGAAATTCAGATAGTTCCATCCAGAGTATGAAAACAAGCCGCTGTAAAAGGCCAATGCTATATAGCCTGGTGATTGGAGGCCACCATCGAAGGGCTTATTCCAGTGCTCGGTATTACCGTTAAACAAATACCAAACTCCAGCGCCGACTATGACCAAAAGAGCCACCACTTTTGTGCCCGTAAATATATCCGTGACCCGAGTGACCCACTTAACGTTATAGCAATTTATAACTGTTAACACACctttgaaaaagaaatgagCAGATGCATTTAGTTATTGGGTTTATCTACCCAAATAATAGCATAACTTACATATCATGGCAGCTGCAAGTAGCTGAACAGCCTCGATGGGTGCCTCACACGATGGCCAGAAGGGTTTTAGCAAATACTGTGCAAAGGTCAAAGCCGTTATCGCATTACCCGTCGGGACCAAGATTAGTAAGGCAACCCAAAGATATAAAAATGCCGGAAGTGGACCAAATGCTGCTCCGATATATGCATAATCACCGCCTGATTTGGGTATCATGGTGCCTAAAAGCGTACGGGACAAATAGCATTATTTTCTTAGAATccaaaatttaacaaaagaGAATTTAAGTAGTTTGCAGTTCTAATCATCTAAAGAATAACTCTAAACGTAATGTTTGTTCGAGTTAAGCACAAGACCATAAGATTCTATATGTTCATACTTATTAATGTAATTATTCTACACAttattgtttctttattttatattctgTGACAGCTCTAAGTTCAAGAAACCATaagtttatataaaaatgtttgagTTTAATAAACTGGTCTTGTCAGATCGAATTATTCAGCTGTTTTAACAAATGACGTAAGATTGATCTGGTGTAAGCAAATCATCTAAACTGAACTATAATACTGAAATAAGCCCTAGAtagattaaatttaatatttatataatatttaaatgttggACTGAAGATTTGTTTCACTTAAATATGaatgtatataagtatgtatgtatgtagtatgtacatacatacatatatagattttaCGTATGGTCAACTTCTTaacaacattttcattttaattgtaAGACAGTGTCCCAAATTCTACATGACCTCCTATAGAAATTCGTATTAAATCAGCAAGTTTACTTGAACTACTTGTACTAAATACTTTATGAACTGCAAGCTaaccaaaatatatacaaatgaatttatgtgtgtaaatacaacatacatattttcatatgcacttgtaaaaaaaaactaggAGCGTATTTTTATCACCCACCTCATTACTCACCCAATTCCGCATAACATAGAGCTCCCACCATGCTGAGTACTCCgcataatacccaaacaatAAGCGATTGTCCAATGGAACCGGAAAACTTGAGCACTCCTTTGGGGCTGACAAAAATGCCAGAGCCGACAATCACACCGACAATGATGGCCACACCGTCAAGAAGAccgatttgtttttttaattgaacACCCGAAACATTGCTGGAACTCTTCGAAGTGGTTGAACCGGAGCGAACACGTTGCTTGCCAGAGGCTTCTATTGAAGGCACCTCAAAAACTTGGCGGGGAATTAATGTTTCGCTAGCCTGAACTCGCGCCatgtttttgtgattttgcCTAAACTAAGCGCTTCTtaaagatttatttttttttaatttcaactcgtttttttttatctatttaTGTATAGGTTATTCATATAATTTCATTGCTTTTATCGTTCTTAGTTTTCAGTGCACCGCCTTCTAGTGCCAGCGTGAATATTATTTGGAACGtttcaaatacaatttttatctcgtgttgttgtgtttgttgtaCTAGGCCAcatgcttttgtttgtttgcctttgtattgcatttgttttttttttactgaaCAGTTATCATAGCTCACACGTGGATCTTGCTGTAAgagtttgttttaaattaagagACATATTTTTCTGTCTGCTatgatttattttaataaagtgGGCACAtggttaaaaaataaaacagaattcAAATTTCCCTTTTTGCGACCGCTCTCTGCACGCTCTGAATTCAAACTAAGTTTGAACACACAATTTTTACTCCCCTTTATGCGTCTAGTCGACGAAACTGTCGTCGGTACTTCTGCTTTTGCGTTTGCCTTTGCCTGCTTTTTTACGTTCAACTTTGACTTTGCATTCAATATTGTTATTTGTGGGTCGACACAGCTGCGTTTACtctttgttttctctctctctctccttacATCTCTTTTCTTTGCAAgttcgtatgtatgtatttttgtatCCAAACGTTTTGTACGTTCTTCATCGGGTAAGAATTTGCCACATGGTCTTCAAACGTACGTATGATGCAAGAACCTACGAACATTTCAGCAGGTAAACTGTATGCTTTCCATTAAGCACTGTGCGTGCGCGTCGTCTCTTGTCTGGCCTTCGTCTAAAGCAAATTTATTGCCCAAAAATAGAATGCCTTTTTGCCAAATGTCTCGTCGTGTGTCGTCACTAGCAAAAGTTTGATgaactatgtatgtacatatgcatgtatgtatgtatgtactatgTGCGTgtgcatacacacatacatgtgtatgtacgtacatccatatgtacatatgtatatgtatgtgagtatgtatgtacatacatttcaTACAGAAGCACACGTGTCTCTAAGACGCTCTTTTGTTGACAACAATCATGCGCAGCATAGTTAGTAAGTCTAATCTGTTAGCCACTGACATTTAAGGTCTGAggtgcatacatatgtatgtatgaacatacatatgtatgtagttatgtatgtacataaacatTAGGGGTgttcttattttaaaaaattcgaAATTCACCATGTGTCGGgcgtttgttttttcttacatagtttaaaaaaatctCAAACAAATTTGGGGCCAATCAGATAATGTTTAATCGGCGCGGAACTCACCTAAAGTTTTCAGTGTGATGCTCCCATAtaagcatacatacatatgtacatatgtatctacataGCTCCATACAAATATCATAGGAGTGAGCGaggtacatatacatatgtatgtatgtacatacatacgtacatacatatacttgAAAAATactatgaaattaaatattaatacatTGTTAACACTATTGATGTTatcttacaaaataaaaagaagaatataaaacaaatgtttcttaattaatgtatatgtacatatatgtattattgatcagcatcaacaaccgagtcgatctagccatgtccgtctgcccgtccgtccgtatgaacgcCCAGATATCGGAGAATATAAGAGAtggagccaccaaatttggtatgtaggctcgtgtaataaataaagtgatcaagtttatttaaattttttaccACGCCCCTTTCGCGCCCctgcaatttaaaaaagcgtttttttaaagattattttagctagagacaccatatttggtatgtatatttgattAGTAATtgcgcacattttgtatgtgcaAAGATTTTGCACGCctctttccgcccccgtaatttgaaaaaactcgattatttcccgtaattttctaccttgtgcaaTCAAATGTGACACACTTattaatatccagcaaaataccaaatttgatcaaaatcggactaaAAATAGCCAAGCCAAATGCATATAagcgtttttccataaggccggagttggccgttagctggtgggggcgctagagtgctcgtatgctttgagtgagcgagatactaagatatgcttataaaaagcatgtgaacagaatttttaaaaatacgtaaatgcatttggtttcataaatttaaaatatttgttttactggtgtatggtatacctcaGTCGGCCAGACGACTTCG contains:
- the LOC6651935 gene encoding Y+L amino acid transporter 2, which produces MARVQASETLIPRQVFEVPSIEASGKQRVRSGSTTSKSSSNVSGVQLKKQIGLLDGVAIIVGVIVGSGIFVSPKGVLKFSGSIGQSLIVWVLCGVLSMVGALCYAELGTMIPKSGGDYAYIGAAFGPLPAFLYLWVALLILVPTGNAITALTFAQYLLKPFWPSCEAPIEAVQLLAAAMICVLTVINCYNVKWVTRVTDIFTGTKVVALLVIVGAGVWYLFNGNTEHWNKPFDGGLQSPGYIALAFYSGLFSYSGWNYLNFVTEELKDPYKNLPKAICISMPVVTVIYMITNIAYFSVLSTEEILSSDAVAVTFGDKMLGYMSWIMPFAVACSTFGSLNGAIFASSRLFFVGARNGHLPAAISLINVNCLTPIPSLIFLGALTLLLLFIEDTYVLINYVSYVEALFTLISVSGLLWLRYKQPKTERPIRVSLILPVIYLIVCLFLVISSCSQSPFEVGIGTIIILSGIPVYYLTIHHPVNWLADTSQAINIWCSKFFICMPNQEKFD